ttttccttttgaacggcactttgtaacatagtttctaggtaactaaacacttttaaacttcgtatactggtagaatgtgtttatgaaacatcttttctcttggctttattgagaaaattctatattttgtaagatatttgttgttgtttttcttcaatttctgcaatttcgaccaatcaatgacgtctattgaggtgaaaacattatgtaccatatgaatatgtccctcgtttaagtaacagattgggtttatttatatttctgaagaaaaaagaaatacccTTTCTCCCACCCTAAGCAGAAAACAGATTGAAAAGcaatagattaaataagtaccatttacgcactagggtcgataccatcgactgaatccgttcgtctgttcttgtttgtctcctctgtgtttagccccttgtgggtagtaaagaaaaatacattaattGTACCCCCACTTCATCAAATTATAAACCAACGTTTGTCACGGATATAAAAATGATTAACTCCTAAACCAGTCTCACCGCGTATAACTGGTACACCGACTGACCTCTAAATAATCTTAAGTGTGAATAAAGAGCTCTTTAAATGTAGAGTTATTTCCCCCTAGCAATTCCCGCCCTTTTTCTCCCGCGCTATTTTTCCATTCCCtgctgttatttttaaaaaactgccagtcaaatcgaaaagatccctgtttcttTCCGTTAACTTACTGAACACATAAAAAGATACGTTTAGCAAGTAGGAAATAGcaattgctacccaaggacaaaaactgTGTTACACAATGTTATCTGTTGAAGGCCTTCAATTCCTCTCAAATACAATGTTCATGTAAGATTGAGTCTGTGTTTTCATGAAgccttgtttaaaaaaaatgtagcaGTAAATGTCGTATATAAATGAACACCAAGCCTTTGTCATAACCAAAGCTACACTCTGTCTTAAACTGTTGTTTCTCTCTTATTTCAGAATATTAGAGGACATTGGATTCAGAGGAATTTTACTGCAGAAGCGTCatcaatgtttattatattttgaagacGATGTTACACAGAACTGGATATAAGAACCCTGTTTATGTAAATTAACTGCgaatttcagtaaaatatttcctctgagtGACATTATTGGTGAAATTTCTTGGATTAACTGTCCCAAATGGAGtagaatataattttgaattcTGAATGAACTTGGATAAATTTAAAAAGACGTATGCAACATCTTAAAGATATCAGTAAAGCTTATATTTGCTAAAAATATGGCAGTTGTAACATTTGTTaggaataaaatatagaaacaagaagaaaggaaATTTCCAGACCATTTTGTTGAAGAAAGAAATTTCAGAAAGAGGAATTGTGTGAGAATCTTGGAGTTTTGTTAGTTTTAGCTGCAGAGATgccaaaagaaagaggaaaatctGTATacgactgtgatatctgtggtaaagcattctcTGCAAATAATGCATTGGCTAttcataaacgcattcatacaggtgagaagccctatcactgtggtatctgtggtaaatctttctctcaaaggaATACCTTGACAAATCACAATcatgttcatacaggtgagaaaccacatCATtgcgatgtctgtggtaaatattTCTCTCTGGTAAAtaccttaaatgttcataaaaatattcatataggAGAGAAAGCATACCATTGCGGCAtatgtggtgaatcattctctagaaataataccttaactgctcacaaacgaattcatacaggtgagacaccatatcattgtgatacctgtgggaAATCATTTCCTCATAGGAATACCTTAACTGAACacagacgtgttcatacaggtgagaagccataccactgtaatatctgtggtaaatcattctctcaaaaatctATTTTGGCTATTCACATGCAtatccatacaggtgagaagccatatcactgtgatgtctgtggaaaatctttctctcaaaagcCCCATCTAAGTGCACACAAACGCAtccacacaggtgagaaaccatatcattgtgatatctgtggtaaatcttttacTCACAAAAATACCTTATCTAACCACAAAcctactcatacaggtgagagaaaataccattgtgatatttgtggtaaatcattctctcgtaataaTCTCTTAAttgcacacaaacgtattcatacaggagagagaccatatcactgtaatatctgtggtaaatcattcagtcGTAGTCACCATTTAACCGctcataaacatattcatacaggagagaagccatatcgctgtgatatctgtggtaaatcattcagtcGTAGTCACCACTTAACCGCTCACAAgcatattcatactggagagcaaccatatcgctgtgatatctgtggtaaatcattctctcacagaaGTACCATAACTGTACACAAACATGTTCATTCAGGATTGAAactatatcactgtgatatctgtggtaaatcattctctcaaagtagtaaaGTTACtcttcacaaacgtattcatacaggagagaaaccatatcattgtgatacctgtggtaaatctttctcttacaaaactaatttaactattcacagacacactcatacaggtgagaaattatatcactgtgatacctgtggtaaatcattctctcataaaaaTACTCTAACTCTACACAAACAGACTCATACAGGAttgaaaccatatcgctgtgatgtctgtggtaaatcattctctcagagtggtAAAGTTACtcttcacaaacgcattcatacaggtgagaaagcatatcactgtgatatatgcAGTAAATCAGTGTGACAACTGTGATAAATCTTTCTCTTGCAAATCTAATTTAACTCATCACAAACTTACCCATACAGgtagaaaccacatcactgtgatatctgtggtaaatcatttgctcACAGAAGTTCTATAACTGTACACAAACGtgcccatacaggagagaaaccatatcactgtgatatctgtggtaaatcattctctcaagggTCTGAATTAGCTATTCACAAacttgttcatacaggagagaaaccttttcagtgtgatatctgtgataaatcattttccGTGAAAGTTAACTtagctaaacacaaacgtattcacacaggagagaaacgatATCATTGCGATACTTGTGAGAAATCATTTTCCCAAAAGGAACATTTAAGTAAACACAAacttactcatacaggagagaagccacatcattgtgatatttgtggtaaatcattctctcaaaagagtAATTTGACtcagcacaaacgtattcatacaggagaaaaaccatatcactgtgatatctgtagtaaatcattctctcgaagtggtGACTTATCCACTCACAGATTTGTCCATACAGATGAGAAACCTTActactgtgatatctgtagtaaatcattctctcgaagtggtGACTTATCCACTCACAGATTtgtccatacaggtgagaaaccttaccactgtgatatctgtggtaaatcattctctttaaaAGCCTtcttaactaatcacaaacgtattcatacaggtgagagaccatatcagtgtgatatctgtgatagaTCATTCACTCAAAAGGGacatttaaataaacacaaaggTATTCATTCAGGAATGAAATCACAtcattgtgacacctgtggtgaatcattctctgaaatAGATCACTTGACCACTCACAGACTCATTCATTAGGAGAGAATCCatgtcattgtgatatctgtggtgaatggttctctcaaataaatctcttagataaacacagacacacattgatATGGAAGAGAAACCATGTAACTGATTCTGTGGTATATCCTTCTCTCAAAAAAGACAATTAACTACAGATATATTTCTCATCAGAGAGAAGAGTGACTGTATCAATGTCAAAAGTCATTTGTTGAAAGGAATATCTTATTTAACAATAaatgtatgtggaggcacatggcctagtggttagagcagctgactTGCGGTCGAgcgatcacgggttcgaatctcagattggacaatgtgtgtgtttatgagtgaaacacctgagctccacgtggttccagcagaaggtaatgacgaacttctgctgactcttttgctacaactttctctcactctttcctcctgcatcttgcagctcacctgcgacggaccggcgtcccatccaggtggtgaGCCTATAtgccaggaaaccggcccttatgagctaggcatggctcgagaaagaacaaacaaacaacaacaacaataaatatatccTCACAATAAAGAAGATATAACAGCATGTGATAACAAGTTGCTaacactatatttttatatatcctcatcaattctgatatttttaataaaagctGTTTTTTCATAATattcagaattttgtcagtgaaaaggTCATGGTCTGAAagcgacggaaatattttgacaaattaaatttaaatgttgaagtgaatcgaacggcttttgtgtgtctttttaatggcttataagcaccttccacgctgcaattgtttttcgttccagcacacgatctgagatcaggtcacttgctatgcaagtacatctccgtaacatatatattccatgtaagatatgaataaaaaaatactgTCAATGTTTGTCCAGTTGTGTGTATGGGAGATGAGGAATGCCTTTTCATGCTTCAGTGATGGCATTACCTCATAGGttgttatgctagaaatagatacgCAAACCATAAATGGAAATACTTCATTATAGGCACAGACgtgactgtgcggtaagaagcttgcttcctaaccacacaggttcggggttcagtccccttGCATGGCCTCCTTCTACTTCAGGAgtaggctgaccaaaatcttgggagtggatttggtagacggaaactgaaagaagccctggcacgtaaaaagcacccactacactcttggaatggttggcgttaggaagggcatccagctgtagaaactctgccaaatcaagatggtgcagccatctggttcgccagacctcagtcaaaaccgtccaacccatactagcatgggaagcagacgttaaacgatgataatgatgatgatgatgatgatatatatatgtatgtgtgtgtgtgtgttttgtcccctcaacattgcctgacaaccgatgctggtgtgtttacgtccccgtaacttagcagttcggcaaaagtgaacgatagtataagtactaggcttccaaagattaagtcctggggtcgatttgctcgactaaaggtggtgctccagcatggccacagtcaaatgactgaaacaagtaaaagagtagaagggCATTTTTACTCAATCAGAGAAGTTGGCATTTTGTGCATGGTGGCAACATTATGACGACTAGGCATACAACGATCGaagttttaataaaaagaatCCCGTGAAATGTTGGAACAGGTTTGTAAAAaaggtaccaaaaaaaaaaaacccctaaaacTGAATCTGCGATATTTCACCACCGCAATTCTCGTTTGCGAGTAAATtgaagagatttggctgccatttctagcatatgTAGAGACCTCCTAGGCTTTACTTGATACGCTGGTTGGACTACCATCGACTTCTGTTTTTGACTggatctttattttattgattccgaagctatgaaagataaaattatgtttcagctcagaacaaaaagaaaattaacatgCATTCAgtcagaacaaaaagaaaattgccaTTAAGTTTGATACAATACTACAATTTCCTTTCGGTATTCAAAACAAACTAATTCATGTTTTATACACACcccatttttaacggtattttttttcTCAGGATCGCTTCTGGTGTCTGAGAAGTTCTTTGATCCCTTTTCTGGATGAATT
The nucleotide sequence above comes from Octopus sinensis unplaced genomic scaffold, ASM634580v1 Contig17945, whole genome shotgun sequence. Encoded proteins:
- the LOC118761846 gene encoding zinc finger protein 98-like, with protein sequence MPKERGKSVYDCDICGKAFSANNALAIHKRIHTGLKLYHCDICGKSFSQSSKVTLHKLNLAKHKRIHTGEKRYHCDTCEKSFSQKEHLNYQMTSASQDFNINYIISIERLTHNTYNPVSINIY